One region of Sulfuriroseicoccus oceanibius genomic DNA includes:
- a CDS encoding transposase, giving the protein MRTTAKARGMGDDLRRALVGIEAKTAAKVGAGWWDLREGPDGKVVSMQRKRKRILGEKGRDACYHVMSRTVGGEVFFDDVEKEALRKLIWKMARFSMVKVVTYAVMGNHFHVLAVVPDAEKTLEKFRQPGGEKLLLKHISCLYSLDAVQILENQLQTLRKRGEEKARKEIIERLLARMCDVSRFVNEVKVRFTRWYNRRHERKGTLWMERFKSVLIGSDAAMRSVALYIDLNPVRARLVDDPVNYRWCGWAEAEAGGSRRARRGICKAVHCAVDSWERGDGTARKLYREALAFVIAREARVGDRQGSTNDSALTRHLMRRTRYFSDSLVIGTRGFVEDAFRRYAGSFSDKRKTLASRIRVPDKRGRLQDENHFTMKNLVKDVWG; this is encoded by the coding sequence ATGAGAACGACAGCGAAGGCCCGTGGAATGGGCGATGATTTGCGTAGGGCGTTGGTTGGTATCGAGGCAAAGACCGCGGCGAAAGTTGGCGCAGGATGGTGGGATCTGCGCGAGGGACCGGACGGAAAAGTGGTGAGTATGCAGCGCAAACGAAAGCGGATTCTCGGGGAGAAGGGGCGTGATGCTTGTTACCACGTGATGAGTCGCACCGTGGGGGGCGAGGTGTTCTTCGATGATGTGGAAAAGGAGGCTCTGAGAAAGCTGATCTGGAAGATGGCGCGCTTTTCGATGGTGAAGGTGGTGACGTACGCGGTGATGGGAAACCATTTCCACGTGTTGGCCGTGGTGCCGGATGCGGAGAAGACGTTGGAGAAGTTCAGGCAACCTGGCGGAGAAAAATTGCTGCTGAAGCATATCTCGTGTTTGTACTCGCTCGATGCGGTGCAGATCCTAGAGAACCAGCTGCAGACGCTGCGCAAGCGGGGAGAGGAGAAGGCGAGAAAAGAGATTATCGAGCGATTGCTGGCGCGAATGTGCGATGTGTCACGCTTTGTGAATGAGGTGAAGGTCCGGTTTACCCGTTGGTACAATCGTAGGCATGAACGCAAAGGCACGCTTTGGATGGAGCGGTTCAAGAGTGTGTTGATTGGCAGTGATGCGGCGATGCGTAGTGTGGCTCTGTATATTGATCTGAACCCAGTGAGGGCCAGGCTTGTGGATGATCCCGTGAATTATCGATGGTGCGGCTGGGCGGAAGCTGAGGCTGGTGGGAGTCGCCGGGCTCGCCGAGGGATCTGCAAGGCTGTGCACTGTGCGGTGGACAGTTGGGAGCGAGGTGACGGGACGGCGCGTAAGCTCTACCGGGAGGCGTTGGCTTTTGTAATCGCACGTGAAGCTCGTGTTGGTGATCGACAGGGTTCCACCAACGATTCAGCGCTTACGCGTCATTTGATGCGGAGGACGCGGTATTTCAGCGACAGCTTGGTTATTGGAACGCGGGGCTTTGTGGAGGATGCCTTCCGGCGCTACGCGGGGAGCTTCTCTGACAAGAGAAAGACTTTGGCGAGTCGGATACGCGTTCCTGATAAACGGGGGAGGCTGCAGGATGAGAATCACTTCACGATGAAGAATCTTGTGAAGGATGTCTGGGGCTAA